ttgtcAGATCCCCACTACTTTGACttttggtgtttattttctctttgctcTTATTTCAGATTTCTTACAAAGTCATTGTCCTCCTATGCATCATAGTGACCATAAATACACAATTCTTGAAAccttaaattacatttttttgtttgtttggcatttttttctagtgaaggatgGCCATTGGGGAAGGCCCTTGCAGTGTGATTTCCTGTTGATAGCACTCATGGAAAGCATTAGTCATGATGACTTAACCAACATACTCATTAATAAGGAAGGGTCTATTTTCTAAAATGTTCTGGGACATTGAAGTAGTAGGGCTGAATAACTTTTCCAAAGAGACTTAGGTATTCCAGTGATGACAGCTGACCACGGAAATGGGAAAGCCAATACTTTTATAAATCTACAGAATTTTTTCTCCCATAGCGAAGGTCTGAGGAACttaggaggggagagaggagagctTGGAGGCACTACAGGTTGTGCACTTTTAAAGACTCTGGTGGACAACAATTTACAAAGGCTGGGTTTTGCTTAGGTGGGGATGGAGCCTCGGACATGATGCCAGTTCCATCACTCCAGCCTACCCTGTTTGTAAAACCCAGGAGTGATAGTACTTTGATACCTGTCCACACTGATTATCTGAAGATGCCTGTGTAGCCCACACTGTGTCCTTGCAATGGACTCAGCCACACCACTGGACATTTCAGCCAGCACATCCAAGAACCACAACAGGTCCTCTCTGTAAGGACACTGGAAAGGCTTTGCTGGCCAGCTCAGCTTTCAGACCTACGGAGGGACTGTTAAATACTCCAAACTCCTTCTATCACAAGCCACCAAATGTCTCCTTTACAAGAATTCATCCTCAGTCCTTCACATATTAACTAAACCTGCAGGAGTATCAGGGCTCCTCTTTGCTACGTGTGTTGGCTCACAGGCCCTTTCATATCTGCACAGGGAGAAGCTGTTTGCTTGCTCATGTTGACAATAGAAACAAGGGACGGTGAAGGGATTTACTTACAGGGTTGGGCTGTGGCAATGAGCTCTTTAAATAGCTGTGTGACTTTTGTCTGTGCATCTGGATCTGATTATTAAGCACTTTTTTTAATGATCAGCAACAGAGTAAATAGGTTTATTGCACTTGAGGAGGCCTCTCTTCTCAAGTGGAAGATTATTGCACCTACTCAAATTATTGTGAGTGGAATGAAAAATCCTATGATTAAAAGGCCAGGGCTTTTCATCAATCTGAATGTTCCTCTTTTAACAACTCTGACAGCATCAAGGAGCCTTAAAGTGGGAGTAAATTATATTGGTATGTTTTAGTTTAAACATGAGtttaaaggtgtttttaagcCAACTATCAGGCCAACTGTTTGTAAAAGGGGCCTTAATGGAATCGGGAATTATGCCCAGAGCAAACACATTGTCTATTTGGCAGTGATTAGCAATGTGTTCACAATTTAGTGTTCTAAATATAGGACAACCAATTATCAAGATATTTAAATACACCTTCAGATACAACAGTAGTGGGTTTAGAAATGTACTTTAATAAAATCCGAGCCCGCTAACAAAGAAACTGTAAAAAACAGTAAAGGGTCTTTGCAGAGGTATCCTGATGGGTAGCTCACCAGCTGTGGGGTTGTAATTCTTGGGGATGTTTTTACCCACAAACTCCTGGGTGAGGCATTTTCTTCATGGAGAGTTGTTGGAAAGCCTTTTGTTTGAGACATCTCAAACTGCAAAGAGGACAAAACACTGGGGATATAAAGTACAGTACAACGAAGGAAGCAATGGATGGAATTGCCTTGGCAATTTCTAGAGCCTGACTTTCCTTGTCTGAAGTTTTTGAGGTTGCCCACTTATTTTTTGCAGCACTATAAAGTGCTTCTAGACCACATGTGCCCAAGCAGTGCCATGTTCCATCTGCTGCTGACAGAATGTGAATAACTCCATTTGTTTCTCTGCCTGAGATACCGTGCCCTGCTTGACCCCCATGTACAGCACGGGTTTTCTGTGCAGTGATCTTCTTGGAAAAGTGAAATCTTTACTTTGTCACTGGGCTGATTTTCACCCTTCCTGCACCACAAATGTGGCTGGTGCTGTAAAATGTCATCCAGAGTTTGCTCTGCAGAGTGACCCAGAGTTTAACAGTGCAGAATGTAATGAGCCTCTACCTTCTGTGGGTTTTGATATAAACTACAGTGTCCCAGTACTCCACGATCTCAGTAATAGTGACCCGGAATTGCATCACTGTGTTACATGATATCCCTTTTCTACCTTGACTAACCGTGATCAGGTTTTTTATCTGATTATCAAGTTTTGAATTGACTTGCAGGCTGATTTGTCTGAGTTTTTTTTAGTCAGCTGAGGACTAAGCACCACAGCGTTTTCAGCCTCCATTTCTCTGTGACGCTTTCCAAGCTTGTGTTTCTTTATTTGCAGGCCACTGCTCAGACCTCCCTCACCATGACCAGCGCTGTCCTGGCCACGACAGAGACCTACACACGGACTCAGTACTGCAAGtggccctgcgagtgccccaaGTCCCCACCCCGGTGCGCAGTCGGCATCAGCCTGGTCACAGACGGCTGTGACTGCTGCAAGACGTGTGCCAAGCAGCGTGGAGAGAGCTGCACTGAGGCTGACACCTGTGACTTCCACAGGGGCTTGTACTGTGACTACAGTGGAGACAGACCTAGGTACGAAATAGGAGTATGTGCACGTAAGTGATGTACATATATTTTTGACTTAGATATACACTGGCACCTCCCGTCAGTCTGAGCAGGGGCTGAGATTTATCTCATTAGATACCTGGCTGCACAGTCATCAGCTCCTCCGTGCATCACCTTCCATTCCCTTGTAGCTATCTTTGTTCTCAGGGCACTTGGCTGGATGAGAAATGACATCTGAATTCCTGTTCTTTGATTTGGCTGCAGCCATGAGTAAAGACCAACCAGCATTTGAAAGTCTCCATACATGCAAATAGATTATTCTGTACTCCCTGTAACAGGAGAAGGTGCTGTACTGGGTTGGGGATGAAGGAAGGATAGGTGGGCAGCTGGATTTAAAAGCAAGCAATATGGGCACCTGCATGAAAACCATGACATTAAGGAGACACTTCTGGCTAGCTCCCTATAGTGGATAGCTTGGAAGGATAGCATGTGGTCTGTAGAATACCCTGTCAAGAGGGTCAGGAATGAACTATCTCCTATCAGAGCTTGTCAGTTACAAATTGAGGTCTAAGCCTTGATTTTACAATGGCTACAGTCAGGTTAGCCGCTACGGGgcagaaggatttcttcctgcCTGCCATAACAAACTCTTGGTTCCATATGGCTGGAATGCTTTTCAAGAAGAAGTGCAAAAAGAAATTAGGTAGTGTTTTGTGTGTTGAGAGTATATTCACTTGTTCTGGGTTCCAAAACATGAGGGGGAATCTGACCCTCTCATAAAAGTCAGAAATTATTGAAAACCATTACTCTAGGAATGATTAAAAGCAGAAGGAACATGAGCACAACCACACAGGTTGCTGATCAGAAAGGCTACTTTTTAGTAGGTTTTTAGAACATATGGTCATGGCTTTAGGTTCATAAACAGGAAAAAGCCATTTAGCTGGAGGGTCTTCTGGGCTGGAACATAACACCAAATGatctaaaagaaaatgtaaaggtGAAAGGAAACCTGGAGGAGAGCTGACTGAAATGGACAGACAGAATACCTGATccacagaagaggaaaagaattgCAAACTGTGGGGTTCAATAAACTTAGAATATGAGCAGAGGTTACACAGGGGGCAGGTCTGAGGAGTTAAGAGGTTCAGGGTAGCTGGCAGATTCTCAGAGAAATTATACTAGGCATTGCTCTTCCTCAGCAGAAGGGTGGAAAGTCTAGTAAGAAATGACCTTGGCTTTGCACCGGCtcagccacaaaaaaaaaaaaaaaaaaaaaaaaaaaaaaaaaaaaaaaaaaaaaaaaagaagcaagcaTGCAAAAGGTGGAGTCTAACCAGGTTTTTTTTGTAGCGTACAGGCAAAATAACAACAAGAGAAGTTACGTGCTAGGAGCTGTAAGCTTAAACAGTGATTTTCAAGATTAGAAAAGattaaggttaagaaaagagGATATGAGATCATTCAAATGTATTGTCTGGAGTGTCTGTAGAACATTCATGGGAGGTCTGTAAGAGCAGGTTAGACAAACATTGTCAAGAATGACATCGTTACAGctggccctgtgctgggagaggaaaACAGGCTGGATGTTGTCTCAAAGCTATCAGCCTTCCTAGGCCTCTTTAAAGGTCTTCAcgttgctttgcatttgtttatttattttaaatggttgTTTTTTTAGTTGGATATCTCTTGGTTTTCTGCAGTCCTCCCACACACAGGCACTCAGTgtgcctgtggcagcagcactgtgaTGAAGGAAGATTGACTCCCAGCTTTTCCAGTGAGGTTTGGAGGGATTCCCAGTCTGTGCTTTCACTTCCCTACTGCCATGACAATGTACCCCATTATTTGACATTTATGGTTATTTGGTGAGGGGTGTTATGGTGTGCACAGCTGAGGGGAACAAGAGGAAGGTCCTTCCATGGCTAGGACGTGAAGCAGGTTGTCTCTGAGTGCCAGAGAAACCTGTGGCTTATCCCTTGTTTTCAGCACCCAGGTAGATGCACATGACAGGGTCTGCTGACATGGTTTTTTTGTACCCTGGGCCACAGATAGGCTGCATCAACCCCACTCTGAGCCCAGCAGCTTCTATCCTGACCTGGTGACTGAAAGCTCCTGTGAGTGGGAGTCCTGCACCAGGTGTTGTTGAGGACTAACTGCTGTGAGGAATTGGCTTTGCACATGGGTCCGTCCGGCTAGATCTAGAGAATCCAGGGCGTGAAGGGCTACAGACGATATAATTTATGGAAACTAAAGATGCTGAAAGAGTTAGGAACTGGTGTTGGGAAAGGTAATGGGGTCAAACTGGGGGAAATTCAGGCTGTATCTGGACTGACATATTGAGGTGTGTCCCAGGATCTCACCTCCCAGACCGCAAATAGGAAACCTGCTGGGAGTCACTGCAACTCTCCTTTTCTTGTTGGCTTTTCTCTGCACCaaagcagaggcaggagggTGCTGAGCACAGGCCTAGGGGGTGAGGCAGGTATTGTGCATGTTGGGCTGGGAATAGGGATGTGCCTCCAAATCGCTTTATTTTGATTCAGACTCAGGGAGGTTCTGTGTGAAGGAATTCAGCAGCCCCACTGTCTATGTTTGGGGGTGTTCTCATGGTGAACCTCTGGGTTTATGAGACCTGCAGGAGACTGAGTTAACATAATCCAGGAGGAATATGCTCATAGGAAAACACCAGGAGATACTGCATTTTCTTGGACTCTCATAATCTGTGCACAACTAGAAATCTCTCTGAATTCTCAggcccagctccagcgctgAGTGATAACTTTTCAGTACAAAGGCTTAAGCATTACAAAAATTGGAGGTGACCATGAACTGGAGATCTAGATCTGTGCTTCAGATTCCAGCAGCTCTCATTTTTGTGCAGAAGAAGGGATTTGTGCTTGATGTTTTCATTCAGCTCATTCTAAAAATAGGGAGCCTTTGCAGAATTTTAATCCAGCATTTAAATTTGTGTTTTCCGGAAGCAGCTCCATTTCTGACCAGACTCAAAACATAAGCAACCCAACCAGTGCGTGTGCACTGCCTCCATGTGACCAAACAAGAAACTGAAGTTTGAATTTTCCATTGGAAGCCACCATTTCCAAATAACTGTCCAtaatttgaaacaaaacaaatgaacaaaaaaagctGCTGTGTGATTCCTTTTCGTGGGCGATCAAAAGGCTTGACATTCTTAgggattttataaaaaaaaatacatcaaatatttatttttatggctTTATAATGTGTACCTCATTTTCCAAGAAAACTACTCTGTGATAAACTGGGTAAGATCCAGTTTTCTAAATGTAGGAATCCAGTGCCATTTAGGTGCTCCTTTGCTACCTTGTTTGTCCTCTCCGTCTGCTTCAGACATACACAGGTGTTGTGAACAGCTGTGTCATATGTGCAACTCCATGAAGTCCCCTCTTATGTCTCTGAAAACCTCAAATTTCActgaatacatttttaaattactttgatTGCTCCCCATGAATAATTCCTACCACTGtgccattaaatattttttgcttttttttaagtaaGAATTTGTGGATaaaacttgttttattttctaacttattttttaattgaagcaCTAAAAGGTTCTCTTGTTTTTGCTGTGATTTAGAATGGAAACTGTTTCCTAGATGATATGACTACACCTGGCTCAGCACCAGGCTGAACACGTCTCCCCgcagcactgccagcccagGGATCAGCTTGGTAAAGGAACGCATCGGAGCTGTTTGTTGCCAGCATTAGTTTAATGGTGCTCTgtgtgtttttctctctttttctttcttttcagagatTGTTGGTGTAGGATGTGTCCTCAATGGAGTCAGGTATAAGAATGGGGAGACGTTTCAGCCCAACTGCAAATACAACTGCACGTGCATTAATGGGGCTGTGGGCTGTGTTCCCATGTGCACAAACTCACGTCCTCCACTTGTCTGGTGCCCAAACCCCAAGCTGATAAAGATGGCAGGGAAGTGCTGCGAGCAGTGGATTTGTGATGACTCCAGGAAAATCAGGAAGACATCTCCACGTCACATCTCCTCTGCAGGTATGGTGGGAGTGAGGCAGATCTCTCCTTTGCCATCTGGCGGAGTCTACAAGCAAAGTATCAGCTTGTACTGCCAGACCTGTCAGGTGAGGGACACAGAGCCTCCCACACAGCATGTGCTGAAGCACAGGACAGGCAAACACCAGTGGTGTGCTAGAACTCCTTAACAGCAATATGGATATGGATGCCCCTTCCcttttcaaggccaggctggatggggccctgagcaacctgatctagtgggtggCTGTCCATGGCAGGAGAGTTGAATTGAGagaatctttaaggtcctttccaacccaaaccattccatgagtcTATGAGTATCATGCAACCATTCTAGAATTCTGCATGTCAAAGCCCTCTTTGAAGGACACATCTGCTGGAACTCTGAAGATGTCACAAGTCCTTTttaactcttctttttttttttttttttttttccccctcagtttGGACTCTCTGGGAGAGAGAATGGATTCAGTTTAATTTGGGACTGAGGCTTTATTGTCTGGGTTATATTGCTATTGTAGTGCAATTTTAAAGCCTCTGTATCTTGGGAGCCTCAAACTTACACAGCACCCTGAAGGCAGTTATTGTGTGGAAATTTCACTGTGAGTCAGGCTAAATTGTCTTTCTGGTAGTGCAGCTTTTCATCAGTTCTGAACTGATGACATCATTAAACTTTCTTTCCTCACACTCACATTTATAGTAACGATCACATAGTCCACTGCACAGAGGTGGTATCATTTGCCTCAAGCATGCTTAATGCTTAAGATGGACTCAGCTTTCCATATGTCTTAAATTTATCATCAAAATGCCCTGTGATGCACTGTAGTGAATCCATCCAGCCACATTAGCTCCATATTTTAGACCATCtcacaaaagcagagctcaagGAGAGGTAGGACGGTTGTTGTAAACAAAGATTTTGGTTCCTTGGTGGTAAGAGTTCTTTCCCAAACCTTGGTCTGTACTTTTGTTGCACAAAAACAAAGCCTCTCTCTTCATTTTGTGAGTTAAAACCACCAGTTTAGCCCTCGATTCTCTGTTTCTGATAGCTCTGAAATGTGAGGTAGGCCCAGATTCAAAATATGTACTACTGAAACTGGCCACATGTCCTCATGGCCTGTGTCCCAAAATGGGCAAAATACCACTTTGCTTTCCTGACTTTTCTCCTGTAAGAAGTCTTATAGAAGTCAGACTAGCAATTATTACATTTAATATAAtaattaatataataataaatataacAGTGAGCAAGCTCAATGCAGCAGTTTCTACCAGAGTTTTGCCTGTGGATGGTCCTGTGAGCTGTAAAGCAGTGGGGACTTTGGCTGAGGCTGGGACAGAACCTGAACTGGGGTTGTTGGCTGCTTTCAAAACAGAGCCCACCCTCTCTTCAAATGGCTGCTGAGCTCTCTGAGAGCTATTGAAGCTGTTCTTCCTCCCAATGAAAGGCTGTGGCTGCTTCCCAAGCCCTCTGCCATCCAGCAGAGACTGTTGACCACTTTCTGCTACAGGGAACCAATTGAATGGGCTCAGAAATAAACCTTCATGGTGAGATCAGATCTCCACCCGCTGGCTCAGGCTTCTGTAATTGTTTATATTGTGGCAGCACCTGGGGGTCCCAGACAAGGACCCCCTTGTGCGAGGCTGTGAGGGGGAATAAAGGAATGAGCCCTGGCCCCGAGCGCTCACAGCGCTGGAGAGTCTGGCACAAGTAGGTCAGCACAAAGGGGGTGGGATGAGGGGGTTCACAGGAATGCTGAGCCACTTCGCTGTGGTTTAATTATTTGGGTTAGCGGCCTGAATGTGCAATGAGCTGGGAAGAGGGTGTTTAATATGTAAAGCTGCCTGGGCTGAATAATGTGGGGTTAATCTGTCTCTGCAGCATACGAGGGAGAGGATGAAGCCTGGCAGAAGAACTGCATCGTGCACACCTCACCCTGGAGTCCCTGCTCAAAGACCTGTGGGCTGGGCATCTCCACCAGGATTTCCAATGACAACGACCAGTGCCGGCTCCTGAAGGAAAGCCGCCTGTGCAACATGAGGCCCTGCGAGGTGGATATAACCCAGCACATCAAGGTGGGGACTGCTTCTTTGTGCACCACTTCAGCTGGACACTGAGTCAGCCTTTCTTTGGCAGCATTCAGGCCTCATGAGGCTGCACTTCTACATGGACTTACTGTGC
This genomic interval from Aphelocoma coerulescens isolate FSJ_1873_10779 chromosome 2, UR_Acoe_1.0, whole genome shotgun sequence contains the following:
- the CCN4 gene encoding CCN family member 4, yielding MRWLLPWIVAASSILQATAQTSLTMTSAVLATTETYTRTQYCKWPCECPKSPPRCAVGISLVTDGCDCCKTCAKQRGESCTEADTCDFHRGLYCDYSGDRPRYEIGVCAQIVGVGCVLNGVRYKNGETFQPNCKYNCTCINGAVGCVPMCTNSRPPLVWCPNPKLIKMAGKCCEQWICDDSRKIRKTSPRHISSAAYEGEDEAWQKNCIVHTSPWSPCSKTCGLGISTRISNDNDQCRLLKESRLCNMRPCEVDITQHIKPGKKCLAVYRANEPMNYTISGCVSKSPYRPKYCGVCTDNRCCTPYKSKTIEVSFQCPDGTEFSWKIMWINACFCNLNCRNPNDIFADLAHYHDYSEIAN